From Rutidosis leptorrhynchoides isolate AG116_Rl617_1_P2 chromosome 3, CSIRO_AGI_Rlap_v1, whole genome shotgun sequence, a single genomic window includes:
- the LOC139901463 gene encoding uncharacterized protein — MHVNETLSGNNYTDWSQEMMNFLFAKNKVSFVDGSKKSDNNSPQYMLWMRCDAMVKVLLITAMEKEIRTSIKYANAASKFWLDLKERFGKESAPRAYELKQSFSMIHQDGTTVSVYYTKLRSLWDEIDSILPIPKCSCKGCTCDIGKKTSGLKENERIYEFLMGLDDQFSVIKTQILAMNPVPNLGNVYHLISEDERHRIISADKNQ; from the coding sequence ATGCATGTTAATGAAACCCTTTCCGGCAATAATTACACGGATTGGTCTCAAGAGATGATGAACTTTCTCTTTGCCAAAAATAAAGTTAGTTTTGTCGATGGATCCAAGAAATCGGACAACAACTCCCCTCAATATATGTTGTGGATGCGTTGTGATGCAATGGTAAAAGTTTTGTTGATTACTGCCATGGAGAAAGAGATAAGAACTAGCATAAAGTATGCTAATGCGGCTTCTAAATTTTGGTTAGATTTAAAAGAACGATTTGGAAAAGAAAGCGCGCCAAGGGCTTATGAACTAAAGCAATCATTCTCCATGATACATCAAGATGGGACGACTGTTTCAGTTTATTACACCAAGTTGCGTAGTCTTTGGGATGAAATCGATTCGATACTACCAATACCGAAGTGCTCATGTAAAGGCTGCACGTGTGACATTGGAAAGAAAACCAGCGGGCTTAAGGAGAACGAGAGAATATATGAGTTCCTTATGGGACTTGACGACCAATTTTCTGTGATCAAGACTCAAATTCTAGCGATGAATCCTGTGCCCAACTTGGGTAACGTTTACCATCTTATTTCTGAAGATGAACGACATAGAATCATATCCGCTGATAAGAACCAGTAA